GCTTCATCAGCGCGTCGACGGTCTGCGGGGTGGGATCGATGATATCCAGCACCCGCCGATGGGTCCGGATTTCGAACTGTTCGCGCGACTTCTTGTCGATGTGCGGAGACCGCAGCACCGTGAAGCGCTCGATGCGCGTCGGCAGAGGAATCGGGCCGCGCACTTGGGCGCCCGTACGCCTGGCCGTGCCGACGATCTCGCGCGCGGACTGGTCCAGCACGCGGTGATCGAAGGCTTTCAGTCGGATGCGTATGTTCTGGTTTTCCATGCTTCAGCCCAATCACTTCC
This window of the Magnetospirillum sp. WYHS-4 genome carries:
- the rpsJ gene encoding 30S ribosomal protein S10 codes for the protein MENQNIRIRLKAFDHRVLDQSAREIVGTARRTGAQVRGPIPLPTRIERFTVLRSPHIDKKSREQFEIRTHRRVLDIIDPTPQTVDALMKLDLAAGVDVEIKL